One window of Alkaliphilus metalliredigens QYMF genomic DNA carries:
- a CDS encoding phosphate propanoyltransferase has product MSAHEEVLALLLEVIKNNTSSNDSTVPKDPEEIPVGVSNRHAHLSQSDVDKLFGTGYQLTKSKDLSQPGQYACKETLILCGPKGSIEKVRILGPVRRSTQVEVLASDSYKLGVHPEVRLSGDLEGTDGITLVGPRGASMMSKGLIIAKRHIHMHCKEAKAFGVSDGQVVAVEVCGNRGGVYNHVEIRATENSAIEFHVDMEEANAMGINGFSKVKIKK; this is encoded by the coding sequence ATGAGTGCTCATGAAGAAGTATTAGCGCTTTTATTAGAAGTAATAAAAAATAACACTTCTTCTAATGATTCTACAGTACCTAAAGACCCTGAAGAAATCCCTGTAGGGGTATCGAATCGACATGCTCATCTCTCTCAATCCGATGTAGATAAATTGTTTGGTACAGGCTATCAGCTCACAAAATCTAAAGATTTATCACAACCAGGTCAATATGCTTGCAAAGAAACACTTATTCTCTGTGGACCTAAAGGCTCTATCGAAAAAGTTCGAATTCTAGGTCCAGTTAGAAGGAGTACCCAAGTGGAGGTTTTAGCAAGTGATAGTTATAAGTTAGGCGTTCATCCTGAAGTGCGTTTATCTGGAGACCTCGAGGGAACTGATGGGATAACACTTGTGGGTCCTAGGGGAGCTTCGATGATGAGTAAGGGATTAATTATTGCCAAAAGGCATATTCATATGCATTGCAAGGAGGCGAAAGCCTTTGGAGTAAGTGATGGTCAAGTGGTTGCAGTTGAAGTTTGTGGCAATCGAGGTGGAGTTTACAATCATGTTGAAATCAGAGCGACAGAAAACTCAGCAATAGAGTTTCATGTGGATATGGAAGAAGCAAATGCAATGGGTATCAATGGTTTTTCTAAAGTTAAAATAAAAAAATAA
- the eutM gene encoding ethanolamine utilization microcompartment protein EutM: MKYDALGMIETKGLVGSIEAADAMVKAANVSLVGKEQIGAGLVTVMVRGDVGAVKAATDAGASAAKRVGELISVHVIPRPHGEVETILPMKKASKEVMK; this comes from the coding sequence ATGAAGTATGATGCATTAGGAATGATTGAAACAAAAGGGTTAGTGGGATCAATTGAGGCGGCAGACGCTATGGTAAAGGCGGCAAATGTGAGTTTAGTAGGAAAAGAGCAAATTGGTGCAGGTTTAGTAACTGTTATGGTGAGGGGCGATGTAGGTGCTGTGAAGGCAGCAACAGATGCAGGTGCATCAGCGGCTAAAAGAGTTGGTGAGTTGATTTCTGTACACGTAATTCCGCGTCCTCATGGAGAAGTAGAAACAATTCTTCCTATGAAAAAGGCATCTAAAGAAGTTATGAAATAA
- a CDS encoding acetaldehyde dehydrogenase (acetylating) yields the protein MEDFDRDLRSIQEARVLATKGKIASNQISEYSKEQIEKIICNMVKVAKENAVMLAEMAVDETGFGTVKDKTYKNHMASVMLYEEIKDMKTIGIIDEDQEKQVIDLAEPMGLLMGIIPSTNPTSTAIFKSIISIKSRNGIVFSPHPASLKCTVKAIQLMNDAAVQAGAPENIISSITTPSVEATNALMKHKNIALIIATGGPGMVKASYSAGKPALGVGAGNSPAYIEKSANIPKAISNIIASKTFDHGTICASEQSIIVEESNSDEVIEELKKQGAYFMTEEETKRVCKIIFKDGHTMNANFVGKPPQVIGDAAGIVIPQGTKLLVGEQKGVGTGFPLSYEKLTTVIAFYKVKDWEEACNLSIDLLQNGIGHTMCLHTEDREMVMKFAKKPASRILVNTGGAQGGTGASTGLFPSFTLGCGTWGGSSTSENVSPMDLINIKRVAYGLSDCATLASRDRTFNYFDVEKNNLDIPKNCEESMQNNDSTDIDNDKLVKMVYELVEAMKGAN from the coding sequence TTGGAAGATTTTGATCGAGATTTACGCTCTATACAAGAAGCAAGGGTCTTGGCAACAAAAGGGAAAATCGCATCTAATCAAATTTCAGAGTATAGTAAAGAGCAAATAGAAAAAATTATTTGCAATATGGTTAAAGTAGCAAAAGAAAATGCCGTCATGCTTGCAGAAATGGCAGTAGATGAGACGGGTTTTGGTACAGTTAAAGACAAAACTTATAAAAATCATATGGCTTCTGTAATGCTATATGAGGAAATTAAAGACATGAAAACCATTGGTATAATCGATGAAGATCAAGAAAAACAAGTGATTGATTTAGCAGAACCTATGGGTTTGCTAATGGGGATTATTCCATCTACTAACCCAACTTCAACAGCAATTTTTAAATCGATTATCTCCATAAAGTCCCGAAATGGGATTGTGTTTTCACCTCATCCTGCATCATTGAAATGTACCGTGAAAGCCATCCAATTAATGAATGATGCAGCCGTTCAAGCGGGAGCGCCAGAAAATATTATCAGTAGCATTACGACACCTAGTGTAGAAGCTACCAATGCGTTAATGAAACATAAGAATATTGCTTTAATTATTGCTACAGGAGGGCCAGGAATGGTAAAAGCCTCTTATAGCGCAGGGAAACCAGCTTTAGGGGTTGGGGCAGGGAATTCACCTGCATACATTGAAAAATCAGCAAATATACCGAAGGCCATAAGCAATATTATTGCAAGTAAAACCTTTGATCATGGGACCATTTGTGCATCTGAACAATCGATTATTGTTGAGGAAAGCAACAGTGATGAAGTGATAGAAGAACTTAAAAAACAAGGTGCATATTTTATGACGGAGGAGGAAACAAAGCGAGTTTGCAAAATAATATTTAAAGATGGACATACCATGAATGCAAACTTTGTTGGAAAACCCCCTCAAGTAATTGGCGATGCAGCAGGAATTGTTATCCCTCAAGGGACAAAGTTATTAGTAGGAGAACAAAAAGGGGTAGGAACAGGGTTTCCACTATCTTACGAAAAGCTAACTACAGTAATTGCTTTTTATAAGGTGAAAGATTGGGAAGAGGCATGTAACTTAAGTATTGATTTACTCCAAAATGGGATAGGACATACGATGTGTCTTCATACGGAGGATCGAGAAATGGTTATGAAGTTCGCTAAAAAACCAGCATCTCGTATTCTTGTAAATACAGGTGGAGCACAAGGCGGTACTGGTGCAAGTACAGGGTTATTTCCATCATTTACCCTTGGGTGTGGAACCTGGGGAGGGAGTTCAACCTCTGAAAATGTTTCACCTATGGATTTAATCAATATTAAACGCGTCGCTTATGGACTATCGGATTGCGCAACGCTAGCATCACGAGATAGAACTTTTAACTATTTTGATGTTGAGAAGAATAATCTTGATATTCCCAAAAATTGTGAAGAATCAATGCAAAACAACGATTCTACAGACATTGACAATGACAAGCTTGTGAAAATGGTATATGAGCTAGTGGAAGCAATGAAAGGGGCTAATTAA